The Deinococcus carri genome contains a region encoding:
- the proB gene encoding glutamate 5-kinase, whose translation MRVVLKLGTSVLTAGTDRLHRPRLVDLLRGMADIRAAGHEVVLVTSGAVLAGWEALGFPPRDRTLAEKQLLAAVGQGRLMHLYASIADLYGVPVAQVLLTADDFRDRTRYLNARTTLDGCLARGVLPIINENDAVAVEQIKVGDNDTLSAFVANLAEADLLVILTDAPGLYTADPRSDPAATLIPVVERVTPDIWALAGGAGSHRGTGGMHTKIQAAEIATRAGTPVVIAPGDAENALARIVGGEALGTRFLAHGSRLEARKRWILAEIATGRVVLDDGAARAVRERGGSLLPAGITAVHGPFERGHTIRLLAPDGHEVARGLTRYRAADLERIAGRHSRDIEGVLGFTYGPEAVHRDDLVRL comes from the coding sequence ATGCGCGTCGTCCTGAAGCTCGGCACCAGCGTTCTCACGGCGGGGACCGACCGCCTGCACCGGCCCCGGCTGGTGGACCTGCTGCGCGGGATGGCGGATATCCGGGCCGCCGGCCACGAGGTCGTGCTGGTCACGAGCGGCGCGGTGCTGGCCGGGTGGGAGGCGCTGGGCTTCCCGCCGCGCGACCGCACGCTGGCCGAGAAGCAACTGCTGGCGGCGGTCGGCCAAGGCCGCCTGATGCACCTCTATGCCAGCATTGCCGACCTGTACGGCGTGCCGGTCGCGCAGGTGCTGCTCACCGCCGACGACTTCCGCGACCGCACCCGCTACCTGAATGCGCGGACCACCCTGGACGGCTGCCTGGCGCGCGGCGTGCTGCCGATCATCAACGAGAACGACGCCGTGGCTGTGGAGCAGATCAAGGTGGGCGACAACGACACGCTTTCCGCCTTCGTCGCCAACCTGGCCGAGGCCGACCTGCTGGTGATCCTGACCGACGCGCCCGGCCTCTACACCGCCGACCCGCGCAGCGACCCCGCGGCCACGCTGATTCCGGTCGTGGAGCGCGTAACGCCGGATATCTGGGCGCTGGCGGGTGGGGCGGGCAGCCACCGCGGCACGGGCGGCATGCACACCAAGATTCAGGCCGCCGAGATTGCCACCCGTGCCGGAACCCCGGTCGTGATTGCCCCCGGCGACGCCGAGAATGCCCTGGCCCGCATCGTAGGCGGGGAGGCGCTGGGCACGCGCTTTCTGGCCCACGGCTCCCGCCTGGAGGCCCGCAAACGCTGGATTCTGGCCGAAATCGCCACCGGCCGCGTCGTGCTGGACGACGGCGCGGCGCGGGCGGTGCGCGAGCGCGGCGGCAGCCTGCTTCCCGCCGGAATCACCGCTGTCCACGGCCCCTTCGAGCGCGGCCACACCATCCGCCTCCTGGCCCCCGACGGCCACGAGGTCGCCCGTGGCCTCACCCGTTACCGTGCCGCCGACCTGGAACGCATCGCGGGCCGCCACTCGCGCGATATCGAGGGCGTGCTGGGCTTCACCTACGGGCCGGAGGCGGTCCACCGGGACGACCTGGTGAGGTTGTAG
- the sdaAB gene encoding L-serine ammonia-lyase, iron-sulfur-dependent subunit beta: MSLLDMIGPVMIGPSSSHTAGACRLGLVAHHLLGEAPRRAVIGLHASFAKTGRGHGTHLALVAGLLGFAPDAPHLPRAFEEAEAAGLTVEFRDVDLGDVHPNTAHIDLHGETQHVTVQGSSTGGGVIQVTQVQGLGVNFSGSNPTVLLRYIDAVGMIARIATTIAADGVNIAALTCTRENRGGLALLAIELDAPLSEQALAFFNRWSDTDWVRMLPKLMDG; encoded by the coding sequence ATGTCCCTGCTCGACATGATCGGCCCGGTGATGATCGGCCCGAGCAGCAGCCACACCGCCGGTGCCTGCCGCTTGGGCCTGGTCGCGCACCACCTGCTCGGTGAGGCCCCGCGCCGTGCCGTTATCGGCCTGCACGCCTCGTTTGCCAAGACGGGCCGGGGCCACGGCACGCACCTCGCGCTGGTGGCGGGCCTGCTGGGCTTTGCCCCCGATGCTCCCCATCTGCCCCGCGCGTTCGAGGAAGCCGAGGCGGCAGGCCTGACCGTCGAGTTCCGGGACGTGGACCTGGGCGACGTTCATCCCAACACGGCCCACATCGACCTGCATGGGGAGACGCAGCATGTCACCGTGCAGGGCAGCTCTACGGGCGGCGGCGTGATTCAGGTCACGCAGGTGCAGGGCCTGGGCGTGAATTTCAGCGGTTCCAACCCCACCGTCCTGCTGCGTTACATCGATGCGGTGGGCATGATCGCCCGCATTGCCACCACCATCGCCGCCGACGGCGTGAATATCGCGGCGCTGACCTGCACCCGCGAGAACCGGGGCGGCCTGGCTCTCCTCGCCATCGAACTCGACGCGCCACTCAGCGAGCAGGCCCTCGCCTTTTTCAACCGCTGGTCCGACACCGACTGGGTGCGGATGCTGCCCAAGTTGATGGACGGCTGA
- a CDS encoding phosphotransferase family protein, which produces MPPLLTLLPFQHLVRQVAPHGELLRAWPLSGGVSAQVTALEVRGEGGQVETWVVRHYGEADFRHNPAVAETEFRLLQTLHAAGLPVPAPRWVVPPGELFPRSALVTAYAAGQTDFAPADRAGYAVQLADFLARLHAVRREGTDLSFLPPLRGLGERPAVPDESLDETLIRDVLEPLWPPAPVNPPAVLHGDFWPGNVLWREGRLAAVLDWEDAALGNPLADVGNARLELLFFLGPEAMEAFTRRYRELAALDFAALPLWDLCAALRPAGRLAGWGLDADAEQGLRARHHGFVRQALREVGA; this is translated from the coding sequence ATGCCGCCTCTGCTGACCCTGCTTCCCTTCCAACATCTGGTGCGGCAGGTGGCCCCGCATGGCGAGCTGTTGCGGGCCTGGCCGCTGTCGGGCGGGGTGTCGGCGCAGGTCACGGCGCTGGAGGTGCGGGGGGAAGGCGGGCAGGTGGAGACCTGGGTGGTGCGGCACTACGGCGAGGCCGACTTCCGCCACAACCCCGCTGTGGCCGAGACAGAGTTCCGGCTCTTGCAGACGCTGCACGCCGCCGGGTTGCCGGTCCCCGCGCCCCGCTGGGTTGTCCCGCCGGGCGAACTGTTTCCCCGCTCGGCCCTCGTCACGGCTTACGCCGCAGGGCAGACCGACTTCGCGCCCGCTGACCGGGCCGGGTACGCCGTGCAACTGGCCGACTTCCTCGCCCGCCTCCATGCGGTGAGGCGTGAGGGGACGGACCTGTCCTTTCTTCCACCCCTGCGCGGTCTGGGCGAACGGCCCGCTGTGCCCGACGAGTCCCTGGACGAGACCCTGATCCGGGACGTGCTGGAGCCGCTCTGGCCGCCTGCCCCGGTGAATCCCCCTGCCGTGCTGCACGGCGACTTCTGGCCGGGCAACGTGCTGTGGCGGGAGGGCCGCCTGGCCGCCGTGCTGGACTGGGAGGACGCGGCGCTGGGCAACCCCCTGGCGGATGTGGGCAATGCGCGGCTGGAACTCCTCTTTTTCCTCGGCCCGGAGGCGATGGAGGCGTTTACGCGGCGCTACCGGGAGCTGGCGGCCCTGGACTTCGCCGCCCTGCCCCTCTGGGACCTCTGCGCCGCGCTGCGTCCGGCGGGCCGGCTGGCGGGCTGGGGGCTGGACGCCGACGCCGAACAGGGGCTGCGAGCACGTCATCACGGGTTTGTCCGTCAGGCGCTGCGGGAAGTCGGTGCATAG
- a CDS encoding acetyl ornithine aminotransferase family protein has protein sequence MTTATKPRQPELKTALPGPQTQAIMARDAQHLSTSYMRPYPFVPDHGEGVWLTDVDGNTMLDFFAGIAVSTTGHAHPHVVKAVQEQVTKFSHVCLTDYPQEITTSLAERLVKHVERPGEKWRVFFGNSGAEAVEAAIKLARNHTGRSHVISTLGSFHGRTYGAITLTGSKTKYKRGFGPLLPGVTHVPYPNPFRPPLGSTPETCGQAVIDHIESLFQTVIPADEVAAIIIEPMQGEGGYIVPPADFLPGLRALCDKYGIMLIFDEVQAGMGRSGKMFSFQHFNVQPDIITLAKGIASGLPISAMLAKESVMTWPVGSHGSTFGGNPVAAAAAHATLDLLEGEVRHPGCGESLMQNASDVGTYIMNELRKMQAEFPFLGDVRGAGLFIGMEFVKPDGSPDGKLRDRASMAMFEKGLLNLDCGEAVIRISPPLILTREEAETGLGIMREALAGL, from the coding sequence ATGACCACTGCTACCAAGCCCCGTCAACCCGAACTCAAAACCGCCCTCCCCGGCCCCCAGACCCAGGCCATCATGGCGCGCGACGCCCAGCACCTCTCCACCTCCTACATGCGCCCCTATCCCTTCGTGCCCGACCACGGCGAGGGCGTGTGGCTCACCGACGTGGACGGCAACACGATGCTGGACTTCTTCGCGGGCATCGCCGTCAGCACGACCGGGCACGCGCACCCGCACGTGGTGAAGGCCGTGCAGGAGCAGGTGACGAAGTTTTCCCACGTCTGCCTGACCGACTACCCGCAGGAAATCACCACCAGCCTCGCGGAACGCCTCGTGAAGCACGTCGAGCGCCCCGGCGAGAAGTGGCGCGTGTTCTTCGGCAACTCCGGCGCGGAGGCGGTCGAGGCGGCCATCAAGCTGGCACGCAACCACACCGGGCGCAGCCACGTGATTTCCACGCTGGGTAGCTTTCACGGGCGCACCTACGGCGCGATCACGCTGACGGGCAGCAAGACCAAGTACAAGCGCGGCTTCGGCCCGCTGCTGCCGGGCGTCACCCACGTGCCCTACCCCAACCCCTTCCGCCCGCCGCTGGGCAGCACGCCCGAAACCTGCGGTCAGGCCGTCATCGACCACATCGAATCGCTGTTCCAGACGGTGATTCCTGCCGACGAGGTCGCCGCCATCATCATCGAGCCGATGCAGGGCGAGGGCGGGTACATCGTGCCGCCCGCCGACTTCCTGCCGGGGCTGCGGGCGCTGTGCGACAAGTACGGCATCATGCTGATTTTCGACGAGGTGCAGGCGGGCATGGGCCGCAGCGGGAAGATGTTCTCCTTCCAGCACTTCAACGTGCAACCGGACATCATCACGCTGGCGAAGGGCATCGCCTCGGGCCTGCCCATCAGCGCGATGCTGGCCAAGGAAAGTGTCATGACCTGGCCGGTCGGCTCGCACGGCTCCACCTTCGGCGGCAACCCGGTCGCGGCGGCGGCGGCGCACGCCACCCTCGACCTGCTCGAAGGCGAGGTGCGGCACCCCGGCTGCGGCGAAAGCCTGATGCAGAACGCCTCCGACGTGGGCACCTACATCATGAACGAGCTGCGGAAGATGCAGGCCGAGTTTCCCTTCCTGGGCGACGTGCGCGGCGCGGGCCTCTTTATCGGGATGGAGTTCGTGAAGCCGGATGGCAGCCCCGACGGGAAGCTGCGTGACCGCGCCAGCATGGCGATGTTCGAGAAGGGCCTGCTGAACCTCGACTGCGGCGAGGCCGTCATCCGCATCAGCCCGCCCCTGATCCTCACGCGCGAGGAGGCCGAGACGGGGCTGGGGATTATGCGGGAGGCGCTGGCGGGGCTGTAA
- a CDS encoding lycopene cyclase family protein yields MAAPCAPTDVLVVGGGPAGLGLAAELAAHGLSVRLVAPHPPRPFPATYGAWLDELPSWAHACLANVWTDVRAYTGERPTPLLRPYARLDNARLLDTLLGRAGGGLAWTVGTVQGAVRVGEGWEVRGQGGETWRASLVVDAGGHTGSLTRPQQRGGAALQTAFGLVAHFDVPPAPPGGMVWMDYRSPAAGPATSPTFLYAMHLGGTRYLVEETSLVARPGLSRAVLERRLLARLRAQGTPPCEVEAEEWVAFPMNAAAPCPGPVLAFGAAAGLVHPVSGFQVAGALGDAPGVAQAVAAALDSSGPEVAVRAGWAALWPPERRAAREVALLGVDALLTLPPAQLPAFFDAFFGLPAAEWHAFLAPRTGAGTLARTMLRLFAHAPNPVRASLVRAALAHGGTSGRALLAAVRE; encoded by the coding sequence ATGGCTGCCCCGTGTGCCCCGACCGACGTGCTGGTGGTGGGCGGAGGTCCGGCGGGGCTGGGGCTGGCGGCGGAGCTGGCCGCCCACGGCCTGAGCGTGCGGCTGGTAGCTCCTCACCCACCCCGGCCCTTCCCGGCGACCTACGGGGCCTGGCTGGACGAACTGCCCTCCTGGGCGCACGCCTGCTTGGCGAACGTCTGGACCGATGTGCGCGCCTACACGGGCGAGCGGCCCACTCCCCTCCTGCGGCCTTACGCGCGGCTGGACAATGCGCGGCTGCTGGACACCCTGCTGGGGCGCGCGGGGGGCGGCTTGGCCTGGACGGTGGGCACAGTTCAGGGTGCCGTGCGGGTAGGGGAGGGCTGGGAAGTCCGGGGCCAGGGCGGCGAAACCTGGCGGGCCAGTCTGGTTGTGGACGCGGGCGGGCACACGGGCAGCCTGACGCGGCCCCAGCAACGGGGCGGAGCGGCCCTCCAGACGGCCTTCGGCCTGGTCGCTCACTTCGACGTACCGCCCGCTCCCCCCGGCGGCATGGTCTGGATGGATTACCGTTCGCCTGCCGCTGGCCCCGCCACCTCCCCGACCTTCCTGTATGCCATGCACCTGGGCGGCACGCGCTATCTGGTCGAGGAAACCAGCCTGGTCGCCCGCCCCGGCCTGTCCCGCGCGGTGCTGGAGCGGCGGCTCCTGGCCCGCCTGCGTGCCCAGGGCACCCCACCATGCGAGGTGGAGGCAGAGGAATGGGTCGCCTTTCCCATGAACGCGGCGGCTCCCTGCCCCGGCCCGGTTCTGGCCTTCGGGGCGGCGGCGGGGCTGGTGCATCCGGTCAGCGGTTTTCAGGTGGCGGGGGCGCTGGGGGACGCACCGGGGGTAGCGCAGGCAGTCGCCGCCGCTCTGGATTCATCCGGCCCAGAAGTCGCGGTGCGGGCAGGCTGGGCCGCCCTGTGGCCCCCCGAACGCCGCGCGGCCCGCGAGGTGGCGCTGCTGGGGGTGGACGCGCTGCTGACCCTGCCCCCGGCGCAGCTTCCGGCCTTTTTCGACGCTTTTTTCGGGCTACCCGCCGCCGAATGGCACGCCTTTCTGGCCCCCCGCACCGGGGCGGGAACTCTGGCCCGCACCATGCTGCGGTTGTTTGCCCACGCCCCAAATCCCGTGCGTGCCTCGCTGGTTCGCGCGGCCCTGGCCCACGGCGGGACGAGCGGGCGGGCGCTGCTGGCGGCGGTACGCGAGTAG
- a CDS encoding histidine phosphatase family protein — protein MHLLLIRHGQSRNNHLAGAADYLAGRLADPPLTERGQQQALRLAEWAAGDDLCGRVTHLYTSLTTRAVQTAAPLAQALGLKAHGLREAYECGGLNSGPAGGFTPVAGRDHASLQADCPALLWPGELHGQAWDGGCEPWEHARFAARAASVMARLRRDAGEADVLALVTHHDFAQYLVADLLGLPALNGEALTFRLNNTGTACLELGTDAAGTERALLHWFNRTCHLTPDLVTL, from the coding sequence ATGCATCTGCTCCTGATTCGCCACGGTCAGTCGAGGAACAACCACCTGGCCGGGGCGGCGGACTACCTCGCGGGCAGGCTGGCCGACCCGCCCCTCACCGAGCGGGGGCAGCAGCAGGCGCTCCGGCTGGCGGAGTGGGCCGCCGGGGATGACCTCTGCGGGCGCGTGACGCACCTCTACACCAGCCTCACGACCCGCGCGGTGCAGACCGCCGCGCCCCTGGCGCAGGCGCTGGGGCTGAAGGCGCACGGCCTCCGGGAAGCCTACGAGTGCGGTGGTCTGAACAGTGGCCCGGCGGGAGGCTTCACCCCTGTGGCGGGCCGCGACCACGCCTCTTTGCAGGCCGACTGCCCCGCGCTCCTCTGGCCGGGGGAGCTTCACGGCCAGGCCTGGGACGGCGGCTGCGAACCCTGGGAACACGCGCGCTTCGCGGCCCGGGCGGCCAGCGTGATGGCCCGGCTGCGGAGGGATGCGGGGGAGGCCGACGTGCTCGCCCTCGTCACCCACCACGATTTCGCCCAGTACCTCGTCGCGGACCTGCTGGGCCTGCCCGCGCTGAACGGCGAGGCGCTCACGTTCCGGCTGAACAACACGGGCACCGCCTGCCTCGAACTGGGCACAGATGCGGCCGGCACAGAACGCGCCCTGCTGCACTGGTTCAACCGGACCTGTCACCTGACGCCCGACCTCGTGACGCTCTGA
- a CDS encoding peroxiredoxin, whose translation MSPRVGQPAPDFDARSDDGRRVRLADLRGRWVVLYFYPRANTPGCSLEARRFEAALPEFERLNAAVIGVSTDTEARQASFRDTCALSFPLIPDGERTLARTYGVMGGLGGLLGMAARQTFLIDPQGTLAHYWRSVNPATHAADVLRWLQQNA comes from the coding sequence ATGAGTCCCCGCGTCGGTCAGCCCGCCCCCGACTTCGATGCCCGCAGCGACGACGGCCGCCGGGTGCGGCTCGCGGACCTGCGCGGGCGGTGGGTGGTGCTGTACTTCTATCCGCGTGCCAACACGCCCGGCTGCTCGCTGGAGGCGCGGCGCTTCGAGGCCGCCCTGCCCGAGTTCGAGCGGCTGAACGCGGCCGTCATCGGCGTCAGCACCGACACGGAAGCGCGGCAGGCCAGTTTCCGCGACACCTGCGCCCTGAGTTTCCCGCTGATTCCCGACGGCGAGCGCACCCTCGCCCGCACCTACGGGGTGATGGGCGGCCTGGGCGGTCTGCTGGGCATGGCCGCCCGTCAGACCTTCCTGATTGACCCGCAAGGCACCCTGGCCCACTACTGGCGCAGCGTCAACCCCGCCACCCACGCGGCGGACGTGCTGCGCTGGCTCCAGCAGAACGCCTGA
- a CDS encoding glutamate-5-semialdehyde dehydrogenase, with protein MTTETLTVRDLGVRARAAARVLRSLPTARKVAALHAIARELRAREAGILAANARDVAAAQAAGLPAHMVDRLRLDAGSLAAIADDVEAVAGLPDPVGEQTEEKLLPSGIRVSRRRVPLGVLGVIYESRPNVTVDVAALALMSGNAVLLRGGKETVNSNAALEEAIRAALAAEGLPESAVQVIRDPARERMLELLRLDDLVDAIIPRGGAGLHRYCVENATVPVIVGGIGVVHIYLDESFTRDPADVARAADLIRNAKVQKPSACNALDTLLIHEGALPVLPVIAHDLATHGVSLRADLPALAALEAAGVEAKPAAESDYGTEFLALTASIRTVAGLEEALDFIAAHGNHTDVILTRDPAQAERFVQDVDSAAVMVNASPRFNDGGQLGLGAEVAISTQKLHARGPMGLSELTTTKWVVVGDGHVRA; from the coding sequence ATGACGACCGAGACTCTGACCGTCCGTGACCTGGGGGTGCGGGCCAGGGCGGCGGCGCGGGTGCTGCGCTCGCTGCCCACGGCGCGCAAGGTGGCAGCGCTGCACGCCATCGCGCGCGAGCTGCGGGCGCGTGAGGCCGGGATTCTCGCCGCGAACGCGCGGGACGTGGCGGCGGCGCAGGCGGCGGGCCTACCTGCGCACATGGTGGACCGCCTGCGCCTGGACGCGGGGTCGCTCGCGGCCATCGCGGACGACGTGGAGGCGGTGGCCGGTCTGCCCGACCCGGTGGGCGAACAGACGGAGGAAAAGCTGCTTCCCAGCGGCATCCGTGTCTCGCGAAGGCGCGTGCCACTGGGCGTGCTGGGCGTGATCTACGAGAGCCGCCCGAACGTGACGGTGGACGTGGCCGCCCTCGCCCTGATGAGCGGCAACGCGGTTCTGCTGCGCGGCGGCAAGGAGACGGTGAACAGCAACGCCGCCCTGGAGGAGGCCATCCGCGCCGCCCTGGCCGCCGAGGGCCTTCCCGAGTCCGCCGTGCAGGTTATCCGCGACCCCGCCCGCGAGCGGATGCTGGAACTGCTGCGCCTGGACGACCTGGTGGACGCCATCATCCCGCGCGGTGGGGCGGGGCTGCACCGCTACTGCGTGGAGAACGCCACGGTGCCGGTCATCGTGGGGGGCATCGGCGTCGTCCACATCTACCTGGACGAGAGCTTCACCCGCGACCCCGCCGACGTGGCGCGGGCGGCCGACCTCATCCGCAACGCCAAGGTCCAGAAGCCCAGCGCCTGCAACGCCCTGGATACCCTGCTGATTCATGAGGGCGCACTCCCCGTCCTGCCCGTCATCGCCCATGACCTGGCCACGCACGGCGTCTCCCTGCGGGCCGACCTGCCCGCCCTCGCGGCGCTGGAGGCCGCTGGGGTGGAGGCAAAGCCCGCTGCCGAATCCGACTACGGCACCGAGTTCCTGGCCCTCACTGCCAGCATCCGCACCGTGGCCGGGCTGGAGGAGGCCCTCGACTTCATCGCCGCGCACGGCAACCACACCGACGTGATTCTGACCCGTGACCCCGCCCAGGCCGAACGCTTCGTGCAGGACGTGGACAGCGCCGCCGTGATGGTGAACGCCAGCCCCCGCTTCAACGACGGCGGGCAACTGGGCCTGGGGGCCGAGGTCGCCATCAGCACCCAGAAGCTGCACGCGCGGGGTCCGATGGGCCTCTCGGAACTCACCACGACCAAGTGGGTGGTGGTGGGGGACGGTCACGTACGGGCGTGA
- the sdaAA gene encoding L-serine ammonia-lyase, iron-sulfur-dependent, subunit alpha, translated as MTLEELMNAPAPASGWVLAQDCAETGLDPDDIRQEMARRIGEMRASIERGLKSDARSITGMVGWNAKGLWDAPDVLGAPLLRRVQAYAMAVNEENARMGRIVAAPTAGSAGTIPGALIGVADHLGLPDERLVDPLILAAGVGKAISKRMFISGAAGGCQAEIGSSAAMAAAAVTELLGGTPRAAVHAASLALMNTIGLVCDPVGGYVEVPCVSRNAFFAVHAVSAAQLALAQLESFIPPDEVLGAMASVGRMMPAALRETADGGLAQTPTGLAVTARMEGREPEGDLPGGMVELPMA; from the coding sequence ATGACCCTCGAAGAACTGATGAACGCGCCCGCCCCGGCCTCCGGCTGGGTGCTGGCACAGGACTGCGCCGAAACGGGCCTGGACCCCGACGACATCCGGCAGGAGATGGCCCGCCGCATCGGGGAGATGCGCGCCAGTATCGAGCGCGGGCTGAAAAGTGACGCTAGGAGCATCACTGGCATGGTGGGCTGGAACGCCAAGGGCCTCTGGGATGCGCCCGACGTTCTGGGAGCACCGCTGCTGAGGCGCGTGCAGGCCTACGCGATGGCCGTGAACGAGGAAAATGCCCGCATGGGCCGCATCGTCGCCGCGCCGACGGCGGGCAGCGCGGGCACCATCCCCGGCGCGCTGATCGGGGTGGCCGACCACCTGGGCCTCCCCGACGAGCGGCTGGTGGACCCGCTGATTCTGGCCGCCGGGGTGGGCAAGGCCATCAGCAAGCGCATGTTCATCTCGGGTGCGGCGGGGGGCTGTCAGGCCGAGATCGGCTCCAGCGCCGCGATGGCCGCCGCCGCCGTCACGGAGCTGCTGGGCGGTACGCCGCGCGCCGCCGTCCATGCGGCCAGCCTCGCCCTGATGAACACCATCGGGCTGGTGTGCGACCCGGTGGGCGGCTACGTGGAGGTGCCCTGCGTGAGCCGCAACGCCTTTTTTGCCGTCCACGCCGTCAGCGCGGCGCAACTGGCCCTCGCGCAGCTCGAATCCTTTATTCCGCCCGACGAGGTGCTGGGCGCGATGGCCTCGGTGGGCCGGATGATGCCCGCCGCGCTGCGCGAAACTGCCGACGGGGGCCTCGCCCAGACCCCGACCGGCCTCGCCGTGACGGCCCGGATGGAGGGCCGCGAGCCGGAAGGCGACCTGCCCGGCGGCATGGTGGAACTGCCGATGGCGTGA
- the tilS gene encoding tRNA lysidine(34) synthetase TilS yields the protein MSDLPVPGPAAHLLPPLAPFVGRVVVVGVSGGADSVALLRALVLTGARPVAAHLDHALRPDSAGDAAWVRDLAAGLGVPFEMARVDVAAVATRRGWNLEDAARRVRYEFLSRVARQHRAESILTAHTRRDQAETVLLGLLRGEAVLSGIPPERGRVRRPWLDVPRADVEAFLHGLGQDWREDPTNADPAQTRAWLRLDVLPLLASRFPGVEAALARVARLSREDDAVLGDLATRLTTHVSLASQPPAVLRRHVAQALAAAGLPYHAGQVDRLAAALGAGETAHVTLPGARNVTVTGGRLWLAPQVWPAPDFPLPAGWTLRTRQPGDRLRLPGGTRKLSDVLTDAKVPREERDRVPVLAVGTDVQWVGLTPPVWAVGAREAAGQPADPLQAAMGEALALAREAAQAGEVPVGAVVLGPGGATVGRGRNTSREHGDMTRHAELAALREAARTLGTPYLTGCTLVVTLEPCPMCLGAALEARVGRIVYGAANPKAGALGGVSDLLAAHWGHTPQVTGGVRAGEAARLLRETFRALRQPREPAYSPPPQLPPSPPPQSQPPLPESLIPASQPPAPSPQDASNDPHTTGSPPDLPRCR from the coding sequence GTGTCCGACCTCCCCGTGCCTGGCCCGGCCGCTCACCTGCTGCCCCCGCTCGCGCCCTTCGTGGGCCGCGTGGTGGTCGTGGGCGTGTCGGGCGGGGCCGACAGCGTGGCGCTGCTGCGGGCGCTGGTGCTGACGGGGGCGCGGCCGGTCGCGGCGCACCTCGACCATGCGCTGCGCCCGGACTCGGCCGGGGACGCGGCCTGGGTGCGGGACCTCGCGGCGGGGCTGGGCGTGCCCTTCGAGATGGCACGGGTGGACGTGGCGGCCGTCGCGACCCGGCGCGGCTGGAATCTGGAGGACGCCGCCCGCCGCGTCCGCTACGAGTTCCTGAGCCGGGTCGCCCGACAGCACCGCGCCGAGTCCATCCTGACCGCCCACACCCGCCGCGACCAGGCCGAAACGGTTCTGCTGGGGCTGCTGCGCGGCGAGGCGGTCCTGAGTGGCATTCCCCCCGAACGGGGCCGGGTGCGCCGTCCCTGGCTGGACGTGCCCCGCGCGGACGTGGAAGCCTTCCTGCACGGGCTGGGCCAGGACTGGCGCGAGGACCCCACCAACGCCGACCCCGCTCAGACCCGCGCGTGGCTGCGGCTGGACGTGCTGCCCCTCCTGGCCTCCCGCTTTCCCGGCGTGGAGGCGGCCCTGGCCCGCGTCGCTCGCCTGTCGCGCGAGGATGACGCGGTGCTGGGGGACCTCGCCACCCGGCTGACCACGCACGTGTCGCTGGCCTCTCAGCCCCCCGCCGTGCTGCGCCGCCATGTCGCACAGGCCCTCGCGGCGGCGGGCCTCCCGTACCACGCGGGGCAGGTGGACCGCCTCGCCGCCGCACTGGGGGCGGGGGAGACGGCGCATGTCACCCTGCCCGGTGCGCGCAATGTGACGGTGACTGGGGGGCGGCTGTGGCTCGCGCCGCAGGTCTGGCCTGCCCCCGACTTTCCCCTCCCCGCGGGCTGGACCCTCCGTACCCGGCAGCCGGGGGACCGCCTGCGCCTGCCCGGCGGAACACGCAAGCTCAGCGACGTGCTGACCGACGCGAAAGTGCCGCGTGAGGAACGGGACCGCGTGCCCGTGCTGGCGGTCGGCACAGACGTGCAGTGGGTGGGCCTGACGCCCCCCGTCTGGGCGGTGGGGGCGCGAGAGGCGGCGGGGCAGCCAGCCGACCCCCTCCAGGCCGCGATGGGGGAGGCCCTGGCCCTGGCGCGGGAGGCAGCCCAGGCGGGTGAGGTGCCGGTGGGTGCCGTGGTTCTGGGGCCGGGCGGGGCCACGGTCGGCCGGGGCCGCAACACCAGCCGCGAACACGGCGATATGACCCGGCACGCCGAACTCGCGGCGCTGCGGGAGGCGGCCCGCACCCTGGGCACCCCCTACCTGACCGGCTGCACCCTGGTCGTCACGCTAGAACCCTGCCCCATGTGCCTGGGCGCGGCGCTGGAGGCGCGGGTGGGACGCATCGTGTACGGCGCGGCCAACCCGAAAGCGGGGGCGCTGGGCGGCGTCAGCGACCTGCTGGCCGCCCACTGGGGCCACACGCCCCAGGTGACAGGCGGCGTGCGGGCGGGGGAGGCGGCGCGGCTGCTGCGTGAAACCTTCCGGGCGCTGCGGCAGCCCAGGGAACCGGCCTACTCGCCCCCGCCGCAACTGCCCCCGTCGCCGCCTCCACAGTCGCAGCCCCCACTGCCGGAATCGCTGATCCCCGCATCGCAGCCGCCCGCGCCGTCCCCCCAGGACGCCTCGAACGACCCCCACACCACGGGATCCCCGCCGGACCTGCCCCGTTGCCGCTGA